The Magnolia sinica isolate HGM2019 chromosome 3, MsV1, whole genome shotgun sequence genome includes the window TGTcctaatacatgtatatataatatatacaaataAAAATGAGAGACATTAACAATCTTGCCAAATTTAGCATGCTGAAAAGATTTTAAAAAGGTGCAAATGAATAGAATTGGTCAAATGTTTCTAGTGAAAAACAAAACATTAGATATGAATAGCATGTTACAAATGTAGCTCTCTACAtactgcatttttatttttaaatttttgtgatGGAGAGTCGTATGCCCGTTCCCATGTCCGTGTCCAATACTGGGTGACAGCTTCTTATACTCAATGCCGGAACCTGTATCCCTTTGACACAGGCTTTGATAAGGGTACAACAATGCTGCATGTACCATATTCTTGTACTATTGTGATCTCTGAAATACGAAAAGGAAAGGGCATGCCAGCCAAAAAGAAAGAACATGGGTTACTGTTTTCTGCTAGTTTCAGGCATCTGGTATCTGCCATGCACTTTCTATAACTAATGATCATGCTGAGAAGTTAAAGAATTGATGGGTAATACTGGAAATAATTTCTAGAGGCTATGCCAAACACCATAACTTGAACTTGGCGGATGATTATCCAAGGCTTTGCTTTTGCTAAAACCTGGTATAGTTATTTGGATTAGCCACATTTATCTAGGATGCTATTATTGTGTATTGAAAGGATATGATTGCAAAAAGAAATCAAAGAAGTGTTCCTGATTAAGTTTAATCTTTTCATTATATCAGAGATTTGGGATGCTCTCCGGGCTGCAGCTGAAGCTGATTTAAACCTGGCGCAAGCAATAGTTGACAGTGCCGGTGTCATAGTGACAAGTGCTGACATGACAACATGTTATGATGAAAGAGGTGTGTCTATGATGCATGCTATTTTTTCTCTCTCCCCTTCCAAGCCAACTTCCTTCTTGAAAGAATGTCTCTTCAACAAGACCTTATTTCTGGCACAGGTGCAAAATATGAACTGCCCAAGTATGTTTTGAGTGAGCCCACCAATTTGATTCGAGACAGTTGATGACAACAGAGAAGAACCCTGCCAGTCTTCGATAATAATCAATGTAAATTATGTAAATTACACTCAGCTCTTTTTTCAAATCTTTACTGAAGTTGAGTTTGAACTTCTGCTGAATACAGTCTCCATTTGAATCCCTTCTCTATATTATGGTTTACTCAATGAACAAGAAAATGCATTTAGTTTGCTTTTTTCTGCATTCAAATATTCTGATGTCAATGGATGCATGACACTGCCTTTTGCTAGTGAAGTGTTATTTCTTGCTGGAGTCTCCATGGGTTTTCTTGGAAtactttttatattttctttctaaGGGAGATTTGTTTTGCATGTTAAAAACAGAAGTAGAGAAGTAACAAAAAGCTTTCAGTGATTCCAAATCAGCACTGATTTTGGGAAACGTTTAGCATGTTAGTCATAGCTTAGGAGAGGCCACTTACATAAAGTTCCTGTGGTTTTAGCGGTCAATGGTGTTTGTAATTTGATGGTCCCAAAGAATTTTGATTTCAAATCAGCTTTGATTTTGGGAAACCATTAGCATATTGACTGTGGCTTCAGGAGAGTTCATTGAGAGAAACTTACATAAAGTTCACCCGGTTTTTGAGGTCAATGTTGTTTGGAAATTTTATGGTAGCAAAGAATTAAGGCAACATTTGGGAAAGGGCATAAATGGCAATTGTGCCCTATTTAAATGGTGGCACACACTTTTAATCTAAAGATGCTTTGTGTAGAAGGCGCAGAAACCCCATTCCTCATTGAGCGGATGGAGAAAGCTCATTGTGGACCCCTTTGGCGAGGGCCAATTGGCTACCATGGTGGAGCAGCTGGTGAATATCGTGGATCCCTTTGGCAAGGACTAATGTGAAGGAGATACTGCTCCCACATATACAACTGACCTCATCCTTAGGGTTGCAAATTTGCAATCTGATGGGTGGGGTTATTTGGGGAATAAATGTTGTGAATATGGTGCATTTCCACTAAAAGATGCCCAAATTTGCACGTGCCAATTACAAGCTTTTATATATTCTCTACTCCCAGTAGTTTGAGACAGTGTAATTGCACATAAAGGCTGTAGAAATGGAGGTCTGCTATCAGATGGCTCATGAGACACATGCTGCATGGTTGGCCCTGGATTCTGGACTGGCATGTAAGCATGCGAGTGCTGGCATCATTATCAAAACCAGTTCCTTTGTGACCTGGATTATGGGAGGTGAGAAATGTTGGTATAACACATTCTTGAGCGGTGTAGTTAGTCTACCTGACGAGTGAGTTCCCCTGGATGCCTTCCTGTAATCACTTCCAGCGCTACTGCTCCTAAGCTATAAACACCTCATTTTTCAGTTGCCCTTGTTGTGTAAGCAAGTTTTGCAAGAAAGGAATAGAAGTGTCTTACTATCTATGTTTGTTGAATTGTAACTATGACTCGCAAGCTTTTGGCTTACATCTCAGTTGCATGGATTCATCTCTGGTTTTGTGCCTTATTTGAATTGACAATTTATAGAAAAGAGTGGAAGTCAGCTTGTACATGCTGTGTAAGTTGCAGTTGTGGAGTTCTAAACTATCATCTCCTTATAAACTTGAACAGAACTCTTAACCACCCTCGAAAAactgatggctaggattgtttgTTTGGTGTGATTTTCAACCACATGTCATCTACAAAGGACCCACTAGATGGGTTGATCCACCACTCCTGCCACGCTTTAGGTATTGGACTATGAATGTCCATTGCTGATCCAGTGTGCTGGAACAGAGTtggacttcaaaaaaaaaaaaaacaaaaacaaaaagcatTGACCGGAGAATCAGGGGAAGCAAAGCCAGCTCCCCAGGTTCTTCGAGAGCATCCATTCCTCACATTGGTCATGTTGGACAGCTCAGGATCTTTGAGAGCAGCATCCGTTCCTCAATATAGTTCCTCTTTTATATAGATATTTTATCCTCTTGCATATAGTAACAATCCCCCAAACCTCACAAAAAAGGCAGAACTGTTCAGTTCTGTATTCTGGGGTAGCGTGGATTTGTGCCTGGTTTATTTCATTTCCATTTCCGTTTGAATTGACAGAATAGAAACAGATTAGGGAAATTTGAAGCAAATGACACAAAAcagtacaaaataaaaaataaaccagGTGCTATGTAGTGGCAACTTACCTGGTGCAGCATATCCATAagcttactcttgctccagtggtagactctcaggagtttcaacacccggtcaagggttcgagtatccataggtggtgaaatcccactatggcgtgagtgtgtgggtgtgtgtgtggatgtgtaaaaaaaaagtgtGTACAACTGTTGATGAATGGGATGAATCTGGTTTCAGAAGTCTAGCAGTGCTGAAGTCAGAGAAATGAGCCTAAAAGTCTGAATCCAACAAGACTTTAGCGGTCGTTATATCTCGATGAACTATTGGCAGGGTGCAATCATGGtgcatgggccacacctttaataACCTTCAACTTCTTCACCCAGTCCGATTCCATAGCTTTTTCATCATTGCTTTGAATACTAGCTAAGCTTCCTCTTTCCATGTACTCATAAACCAAAAACATGCATTGAGAGTGTTAATATAACACATAAAGCTTCATGGTGTTGTTATGTTGAATTTCTGTTACCTCACTTCTAAAGTTTTTCTCATCCTTATCTCCCTGCTTTCCAATGGGTCAATTTTCTTTACAGCCACTACTTGAACTGTTGGTTCCTCTGCTGCTTGCACATTTCCATATCCTCCCATCCCAATGCAATATTGTTCATTGAAATCCTCTGTTGTGTCAATGATATCCTTGTTCATGATCATCCTATTgtaattccatattgaaaatagAACTCTATTGCTTGTTCCTTTTACCTTGTTCTCTACATCTCTTGCTCTAGGATGAAAAATGGAGGAAATTCCAGCGAATCCAAATAGAAGAAGCAGCATGTCTAAAAGAGGAAGAATAATGACAATCGCTATTTTCTGACCTTTCTTGTTTCTCAAATGGGAGTTGCAGGGTGACAAACCTTGTACTTCACAGCATAAACCTTCATCGTTACTGAAAGCCTCTGCTGGGGCCTGCTGAAAGGCTTTTCCTTGGGAAGAtggccatccaaacattgtacgAGAAAATCAACGAGTGATAAACTGAGCTTGTCTTCATAAGAAGGCAGAATGGAACCTGAGATCTTTTTGTGAGAGGTTCAGATTCTGTAATTTCTGCAATTTTATGAGCCGTGGTGGTATATCTCCAGTGAgggagtttattattattatttattttattttattttttctccagAGATCCGGTGagggagtgtttttttttttcaagagatccagtgagggagttatgactcaAATCTATTGCAACCTTTACGTTTACTAGGTTACCGAATTGACATGGAATGGTTCCATCAAATTGTTCATTGATATGTTTAGGCTCTCTGGCTCTGACAATTTCCCAATTTCTAGTGCTATCTTACAAAGAAGACGGTTGTCTTTAACTCTAAAGCAAAGACAGCCTTTTCAACTCCTCAGGATCTGTGCTGTTAAATGGTTCAAAGAAAGGCCAAGTTTCTAGCTAACTGTCCGAACTCCAGTGGTATCCCACCAGTAATCTTGTTCCCAGATATTTGTAGCTTGATCAAGTTTTGGGATTCTCTCTAATTGGTGAGTGCTCACTATACATTCTGTTGTAGCTCAAATCAATATAGACTAGATTTGGATATACTACCAACTGTTCAGATATATTTCCTGTGAGCTGGTTCCTTTGGAGCATAACTCTGGTTAATTTAGTGCAGTTTCTCAAGCTTTTTGGGATGGGACCAGTGAAGTGGTTGTTGAATGCAGCAAAGGTTTCAAGCGATCCACCTCGGAATAATAGTTCTGGTAAACACCAGAGAGGTTGTTGACCAAATTGATTCTGGCTAAATCTGTTAGATTTGATCTTTCCCAAGTTAGTGAACCAGATATTTGATTGGAGTACATGGTCAATTGAAGAGATTCTAGATTTCCTAATTGTGGTGGGAGCGAACTAAAAATTGTATTATTGAAGAGGACCAAGAACTGAAGCGTAGTTAGGTTACCGAAAGTGGATGGGCGGAACCTGTCAGATGGTTGCTAGGCACGTCTAGCACATTCAGATTAATCAAGTTTCCGATATCTGATTTCCTAATTGCGGTGGGAGTTAGGCAAAAATTGTATTATTGAAGAGGACCAAGAACTGAAGCTTAGTTAGGTTGCCGAAAGTGGATGGGTGGAATCTGTCAGATGGTTGCTAGGCACATCTAGCACATTCAGATTAATCGAGTTTCCGATTTCTGGTGGAATTGAAGTGGAAATTTTATTTTCAGGGAAGGATAGGACAGTAAGCTTGATCTAGTTTCCCAAAGTGGAAGGGGATGGAGCCagaaatctgatttttggacatgTACAAGACGGTAAGCTCAATCAAGTTTCCCAAAGCAGAAGGGATGGAGCCTATTTAAGATTATTATATGCACTGAGCTCAACCTGAGTCCTTAAGTTTTCTGGGAGTGAGTCAGAAATCTGATTTCTGGACAAGTACAAGACGGTATGCATGGTCAGATTTCCCAAGTTGGAAGGGATGGAACCGTCTAGATTATTGGTGGAAACTTTTAACTTGAGATTCAGATTTCCGATTTCATGTGGAATTGAGCCTGTAATCATTTTTTCATTGAGTCACAGATAGGCCAGCTTGCTCAACTTACCCAAAGTCTGAGGTTGAGGCCAGTAAGATTGTTTTCACCCAGGCTCAGCTTAAACAATTTCTTGAGGCTTCCAGTTTCTGGAGGTATCGAACTATTTTGATGGTTCTTGTACAG containing:
- the LOC131240955 gene encoding uncharacterized protein LOC131240955 — translated: MGCGGSKQKKGEENTKKLRKPKAWKHTQPITRAQLRQMRDEFWDTAPHYGGQKEIWDALRAAAEADLNLAQAIVDSAGVIVTSADMTTCYDERGAKYELPKYVLSEPTNLIRDS
- the LOC131239120 gene encoding probable leucine-rich repeat receptor-like protein kinase At1g35710 yields the protein MFGWPSSQGKAFQQAPAEAFSNDEGLCCEVQGLSPCNSHLRNKKGQKIAIVIILPLLDMLLLLFGFAGISSIFHPRARDVENKVKGTSNRVLFSIWNYNRMIMNKDIIDTTEDFNEQYCIGMGGYGNVQAAEEPTVQVVAVKKIDPLESREIRMRKTLEVRGSLASIQSNDEKAMESDWVKKLKVIKGVAHAP